One window of Chloroflexota bacterium genomic DNA carries:
- a CDS encoding thioesterase, producing MVRLMERASVAAVDPLLPDGYRSVGVALDVKHVAPTPVGMAVRARAELLAVDGRKLTFRVEAWDAVEKIGEGIHQRAIVELARFGAKAAQKAAAAN from the coding sequence ATGGTGCGGCTGATGGAGCGGGCCAGCGTGGCAGCCGTGGACCCCCTATTGCCAGATGGCTATCGCTCTGTGGGCGTGGCGCTGGATGTGAAGCACGTTGCTCCGACTCCCGTGGGTATGGCCGTTCGCGCGCGAGCCGAACTCCTCGCTGTGGATGGTCGCAAGTTGACTTTTCGCGTCGAGGCTTGGGATGCGGTCGAGAAGATCGGGGAGGGCATACACCAGCGAGCGATAGTAGAACTTGCACGCTTCGGGGCCAAAGCAGCGCAAAAAGCGGCTGCCGCAAATTGA
- the pheS gene encoding phenylalanine--tRNA ligase subunit alpha: protein MLDKLNKLEEKALAELRSVGDLEALDAWRIAYLGKKSELTAILRGLGALSREERPAVGQRANEVKERLEKAYQARAEELRLAALQRHLEAGAIDVTLPGRPQSLGHLHLTTQILRRIYAICAEMGFQVLETREVESDEYNFQLLNIPPYHPARDMWSTFYTTREGVLLRTHTSPGQIHAMRQYAPQPIRLLLPGKCYRYEQVTARAESMFYQVEGLAVGPNITMADLKGTLTAFAQRMFGADRKVRFRCSYFPFTEPSVEVDIDCIICAGQGCRVCKHTGWLEILGAGMVHPYVLANGGYDPQKFSGYAWGMGPERIAMLIHRIDDIRYFYSNDVRFLSQFG, encoded by the coding sequence ATGTTAGATAAACTAAACAAACTGGAGGAAAAAGCGCTGGCCGAACTGAGATCTGTCGGCGATCTGGAAGCCCTGGATGCTTGGCGCATCGCTTACTTGGGCAAGAAGAGCGAATTGACGGCTATCCTGCGCGGTCTGGGTGCACTCTCAAGAGAGGAGCGCCCGGCAGTGGGGCAACGAGCCAACGAGGTCAAGGAGCGACTGGAGAAAGCCTATCAGGCGCGGGCCGAAGAACTGCGCTTAGCCGCATTACAACGCCATCTGGAAGCCGGCGCCATTGATGTCACACTACCCGGCAGGCCACAAAGCCTCGGCCACCTGCATCTGACCACGCAAATATTGCGCCGCATCTACGCTATCTGCGCCGAGATGGGCTTCCAGGTGCTGGAGACCCGCGAGGTGGAGAGCGATGAATACAACTTCCAATTGCTCAACATTCCGCCTTACCACCCGGCACGTGATATGTGGAGCACGTTCTACACCACGCGTGAGGGCGTCCTGTTGCGTACTCATACCTCACCGGGCCAGATTCACGCCATGCGACAATACGCGCCACAACCCATCCGCCTTCTCTTGCCTGGCAAGTGCTATCGTTACGAACAGGTGACGGCACGGGCAGAGTCTATGTTCTACCAGGTGGAAGGGCTGGCTGTGGGCCCAAACATCACCATGGCGGACCTCAAGGGCACCCTGACCGCTTTCGCCCAGCGTATGTTCGGCGCCGACCGCAAGGTGCGCTTCCGTTGCAGTTACTTCCCGTTCACGGAACCCAGCGTGGAGGTGGATATAGATTGCATTATCTGTGCCGGCCAGGGTTGCCGGGTGTGCAAACACACGGGCTGGCTGGAGATCCTGGGAGCAGGCATGGTACATCCCTACGTGTTGGCGAACGGGGGCTATGACCCGCAGAAATTCAGCGGCTATGCCTGGGGTATGGGGCCCGAACGCATTGCTATGCTCATCCATCGCATTGACGACATCCGCTATTTTTACAGCAATGACGTGCGCTTTCTGTCGCAGTTTGGATGA
- a CDS encoding phenylalanine--tRNA ligase subunit beta, with the protein MRVPLRWLKEYVDITWPIEKLAERLTLAGLEVAAIERIGEEWDPAKIRVGQVVDVSPHPNADRLTLVTVDYGAAEPMTVVTGAPNLQIGDRGQKVAFALAGARLIDGHAEGKKWVELRPSRIRGVLSAGMVCSEKELGLSDYHDEVIILPDDAPMGVPLRDYLGDVVLDLDLTPNLTHCFSIVGVAREVAALTGAKARIPVPKAKATGPAIGGQIKVSIADPNLCARYSAALVRDVKVGPSPLWMQHRLRLAGLRPLNNVVDITNYCMLEWGQPLHAFDYDRIRGQTIVVRRARPGERITTLDGQEHVLDPEMLLITDGEGPVAVAGVMGGLESEVTEKTTNVLIEAANFNNISVRRTSQLLKIPSEAAMRFGKGVDPELTVIALARAAELMRLLCDGEVADGFADAYPVRSSVKRISITAREVRRILGIELSVTRIAELLSALEYQCDVIGDEVHVTLPTYRLDVSIPADLIEDIARLIGYDNIPMTLMSDVLPPQRDNPRLELEERIRDILVGVGLDEVITYSLTNLRSVALLSPGGEEGFPQEDYIRIANPLTPEREYMRRTLMNSLLETLRHNLRYTDRIAVFEIGRVYLPVPGEPLPQEPRRLGIAMTGPRMPRSWMESAPSDVDFYDLKGVVETLLARLGLVGAYEPVGHPTLQPGRTAKLSVGGVNIGVLGEVHPVVRSQFDLPERTVCLAEFDLEALEAQVPAVRYYQTLSRYPAVVEDLAIVVDESIPAAKVREVIVEAGGELLRGVSLFDLYRGDSIPAGKKSLTFSLTYQSLEHTLTDRQVQAIRERIIKRLAKELGAKLRA; encoded by the coding sequence ATGAGAGTGCCACTCCGCTGGCTGAAAGAATATGTGGATATCACCTGGCCGATCGAAAAACTTGCCGAGCGCCTGACCTTGGCCGGACTGGAAGTAGCGGCCATCGAACGCATCGGCGAGGAGTGGGACCCCGCCAAAATTCGGGTGGGTCAAGTAGTGGATGTGAGCCCTCACCCTAATGCCGACCGACTCACCCTGGTAACAGTGGATTACGGCGCAGCAGAGCCTATGACCGTGGTCACTGGCGCGCCCAATCTCCAAATAGGCGACCGGGGGCAGAAAGTAGCCTTCGCGTTAGCCGGGGCTCGGCTGATTGACGGCCATGCAGAGGGGAAAAAGTGGGTCGAATTGAGGCCCAGTCGCATTCGCGGCGTGCTTTCGGCAGGCATGGTTTGCTCAGAGAAGGAACTAGGTCTATCAGACTACCACGACGAAGTTATCATCCTACCCGATGATGCCCCGATGGGGGTGCCTTTACGCGATTACCTGGGGGACGTGGTGCTCGATCTAGACCTAACACCCAATCTGACCCACTGTTTTTCCATCGTTGGCGTGGCCCGTGAGGTGGCCGCTCTTACCGGTGCCAAAGCCCGCATCCCGGTACCGAAAGCGAAGGCCACCGGCCCCGCGATAGGGGGGCAGATAAAAGTGAGCATTGCCGACCCCAACTTGTGTGCGCGGTACAGCGCCGCCTTGGTGCGCGATGTGAAGGTTGGCCCATCTCCGCTGTGGATGCAACACCGCTTGCGCCTGGCCGGGCTGCGCCCCTTGAACAACGTGGTGGACATCACCAACTATTGCATGTTGGAATGGGGCCAACCTTTGCACGCCTTCGATTACGATCGCATCCGCGGCCAGACGATCGTTGTCCGCCGCGCCAGGCCAGGCGAGCGCATCACAACCCTGGATGGGCAGGAACATGTGCTGGATCCAGAGATGCTGCTCATCACCGATGGAGAGGGCCCAGTGGCGGTGGCTGGAGTGATGGGTGGATTGGAAAGCGAAGTGACGGAGAAAACAACGAACGTGCTCATCGAGGCAGCCAATTTCAACAACATCAGCGTGCGCCGCACCTCACAATTGCTCAAAATACCCAGTGAGGCTGCCATGCGCTTTGGCAAAGGCGTGGACCCGGAACTGACTGTAATCGCGCTTGCCCGCGCTGCCGAACTCATGCGCCTGCTCTGTGACGGTGAGGTAGCCGATGGCTTCGCTGATGCCTACCCAGTGAGATCATCAGTGAAGCGCATCTCCATTACCGCGCGCGAAGTAAGGCGTATTTTGGGCATAGAACTCAGTGTGACACGCATCGCCGAACTGCTGTCCGCGCTCGAGTACCAGTGCGATGTTATAGGTGATGAGGTGCATGTCACGCTTCCCACCTACCGGCTCGATGTCTCCATCCCCGCGGATCTCATCGAAGATATCGCCCGGCTGATTGGCTACGACAACATCCCTATGACCCTGATGAGCGACGTGTTGCCGCCCCAGCGCGATAACCCGCGGCTGGAACTGGAGGAACGCATCCGCGATATCCTGGTGGGTGTGGGCTTGGATGAGGTGATCACATACTCACTGACCAACCTTCGCAGTGTCGCCCTCTTGTCGCCTGGGGGTGAGGAAGGGTTTCCTCAAGAGGACTACATCCGCATTGCCAATCCTCTTACGCCGGAGCGAGAGTATATGCGGCGCACGCTTATGAATTCGCTCCTGGAAACGCTACGCCACAATTTGCGCTATACAGACCGCATCGCGGTCTTCGAGATCGGCAGGGTGTATTTACCAGTGCCTGGCGAGCCATTGCCACAAGAACCACGTCGCCTCGGCATAGCCATGACGGGGCCGCGGATGCCACGCTCCTGGATGGAAAGTGCCCCATCGGATGTGGACTTCTACGACCTGAAGGGCGTGGTGGAAACGCTCCTGGCCCGCTTGGGCCTGGTGGGGGCCTACGAGCCAGTTGGCCATCCTACCTTGCAGCCTGGCCGGACAGCGAAACTCAGCGTGGGTGGCGTGAATATAGGCGTGCTCGGCGAGGTGCACCCTGTAGTACGGTCGCAGTTCGACCTGCCCGAGCGGACGGTCTGCCTGGCCGAATTCGACTTAGAGGCGCTGGAGGCTCAAGTCCCTGCCGTGCGCTATTATCAAACGTTATCACGCTACCCGGCGGTAGTGGAGGATTTGGCAATCGTCGTGGACGAATCCATACCAGCGGCCAAGGTGCGGGAAGTGATTGTAGAGGCGGGCGGGGAATTATTGCGCGGGGTCTCTCTCTTCGACCTGTACCGTGGAGACTCGATACCTGCGGGCAAGAAGAGCCTGACCTTTTCGCTCACTTATCAATCCTTGGAGCACACGCTTACCGACAGGCAGGTGC